The window CGGCTATGTGCCCCCGGCACCGGTCAAGGCCTGAGCGAGAAAACAAGACATGGTTGAAATCGAACTCGACGGCAAGAAGGTCGAAGTGACCGAAGGCAGCATGGTGATGCATGCGGCTGACAAGGCGGGCACCTACATCCCGCACTTCTGCTATCACAAGAAGCTCAGCATCGCCGCCAATTGCCGCATGTGCCTGGTCGACGTCGAAAAGGCGCCGAAGCCGATGCCTGCCTGCGCCACGCCGGTGACGCAGGGCATGATCGTGCGCACCAAGAGCGACAAGGCCATCAAGGCCCAGCAGTCGGTCATGGAGTTCCTCCTGATCAATCACCCGCTCGACTGCCCCATCTGCGACCAGGGCGGCGAGTGCCAGCTGCAGGACCTGGCCGTCGGCTACGGCGGCTCCTCCTCTCGCTACGAGGAAGAGAAGCGCGTGGTCTTCCACAAGGACGTGGGTCCGCTCATCAGCATGGAAGAGATGAGCCGCTGCATCCATTGCACGCGCTGCGTACGCTTCGGTCAGGAAGTGGCGGGCGTGATGGAGCTCGGCATGACCCAGCGCGGCGAGCATTCCGAGATCGAGACCTTTCTTGGCGACTCGGTGGACTCCGAGCTCTCGGGCAACATGATCGACGTTTGCCCCGTCGGCGCGCTCACCAGCAAGCCTTTCCGCTACAGCGCCCGTACCTGGGAGCTGTCGCGCCGCAAGTCGGTGAGTCCGCACGATTCGACCGGTGCCAACCTGATCGTCCAGGTCAAGAACAATCGTGTGATGCGCGTGGTCCCGCTCGAGAACGAAGACGTCAACGAGTGCTGGATCGCGGATCGCGACCGCTTCTCGTACGAGGCGCTGAACGGGCCCGAGCGCCTGACACAGCCCATGCTGAAACAGGGCGGCCAGTGGCAGTCTGTCGACTGGCAGACTGCGCTCGAATACGTGGCGAACGGTCTCAAGCAAATCAAGGCAGACCATGGCGCGCACAGCATCGGTACGCTGACGAGCCCGCACAGCACGCTGGAAGAGCTGCACCTGGCCAAGCTGCTCATGCAGGGCTTGGGCAGCGCCAACATCGATCACCGCCTGCGCCATGCCGAGTTCCGCCCTTTCGAGGGCGTGCGCTGGCTGGGCACTTCGATCGCATCGCTGTCGCATCTGCAGCGCGTTCTGGTGATCGGCAGCAACCTGCGCAAGGATCATCCGCTTTTCGCCCAGCGCATTCGCCAGGCCGTGCGCAAGGGTGGGGTGCTGAGCGCACTCACGTCGCCCGAACTGCTGGCCGACGATGAAGCCTGGGCCATGTCCGTCGCAAACCCCGTGCGCGTGCCTGCACACGACTGGTTCGACGCGCTTGCCGAGATTGCCGGCGCGATCGCCGCGACGACCGGCGCTGCCGTCCCGGTCGTCCGCTCTGCCGAACCCGGTGATCAGGCCAAGGCCATTGCTGCATCGCTGCTCGGAGGCGAGCGCAAGGCCATCCTTCTCGGCAACGCCGCTGCCCACCACGCCGAAGCCGGCGCGCTGCTGGCACTCGTCAACTGGATCGGTGCGCAAACGGGCGCCAGCGTCGGTTATTTGACCGAGGCAGCCAACACGGTCGGTGCCCAGCTTGTCGGCGCGCTCCCCACGGACGCCGGGCTGAACGCGGGCGCGATGCTGTCCGGTGCGCTCAAGGCCGTGCTGCTGCTCAACACCGAGCCGGTCTTCGACTCGGCGGCCGGCGTCGAAGCAGCCGATGCGCTGACGCATGCCCAGATGGTCGTCACCTTGAGCCCCTTCAAGGCCAATCTCGAGTTCAGCGACGTTCTGCTGCCGATCGCTCCCTTCAGCGAAACGCCGGGCAGCTTCGTCAACGCCGAGGGCCGCGTGCAGGGCTTTCATGCCGTGGTGAAGCCGCTGGGCGAGACGCGCCCGGCCTGGAAGGTGCTGCGCGTGCTGGCCAACCTGCTGGGCCTGCCGGGCTTTTCCTTCGAGTCGGTGGCCGAGGTACAGGCTGACCTCGGCCTGGGCCCGGGCTTGCTGCCGGCGGACAGGCTGAGCAACGCCACCGCGGCGCGCTTCGACGGAGAACGCGCCGCGCCCGCCGCCGCACCCGTCGTCGCCTCGATCTACCAGCTCGATTCGATCGTGCGCCGCGCGCCTTCGCTCCAACTCACCGCCGATGCACGCGCCGCGCACGCCGAGGCTGCGCAGGAGGTGCTCGCATGATCGACAGCCTTCATGGCTTCGGCCTCGGCCTGATCGGCGCCGCGTGGTGGACCTCCGTCGCGTGGCCGGTGATCTGGACGCTGATCAAGATCGTGGTGGTGGTGTTGCCTTTGATGGGCGCCGTGGCCTACCTCACGCTCTGGGAGCGCAAGGCCATCGGCTTCACGCAGATCCGCCTGGGCCCGAACCGCATCGGTCCGCTGGGCCTGCTGCAGCCCATCGCCGATGCGCTCAAGCTGCTGACCAAGGAAATCATTCTTCCCACGGTCGCCAACAAGGGGCTGTTCCTGCTCGGGCCGATCATGACCATCATGCCGGCGCTCGCCGCCTGGGCCGTGATCCCCTTCGGTCCCGAGGTCGCGCTGGCCAACATCAACGCTGGCCTGCTCTTCGTCATGGCCATCACCTCGCTCGAGGTCTACGGCGTGATCATTGCCGGCTGGGCATCGAATTCCAAGTACGCGTTCCTGGGCGCGCTGCGCGCCTCGGCGCAGATGGTGAGCTACGAGATCGCGATGGGCTTCTGCTTCGTGGTCGTGCTGATGGTGTCCGCCAGCCTCAACATGACCGACATCGTGATGGGACAGGGCAGGGGCCACTTCGCCTCGATGGGCATCGGCTTCCTGTCATGGAACTGGTTGTCGCTGCTGCCGATCTTCGTCGTTTA is drawn from Variovorax sp. PBS-H4 and contains these coding sequences:
- the nuoG gene encoding NADH-quinone oxidoreductase subunit NuoG, whose product is MVEIELDGKKVEVTEGSMVMHAADKAGTYIPHFCYHKKLSIAANCRMCLVDVEKAPKPMPACATPVTQGMIVRTKSDKAIKAQQSVMEFLLINHPLDCPICDQGGECQLQDLAVGYGGSSSRYEEEKRVVFHKDVGPLISMEEMSRCIHCTRCVRFGQEVAGVMELGMTQRGEHSEIETFLGDSVDSELSGNMIDVCPVGALTSKPFRYSARTWELSRRKSVSPHDSTGANLIVQVKNNRVMRVVPLENEDVNECWIADRDRFSYEALNGPERLTQPMLKQGGQWQSVDWQTALEYVANGLKQIKADHGAHSIGTLTSPHSTLEELHLAKLLMQGLGSANIDHRLRHAEFRPFEGVRWLGTSIASLSHLQRVLVIGSNLRKDHPLFAQRIRQAVRKGGVLSALTSPELLADDEAWAMSVANPVRVPAHDWFDALAEIAGAIAATTGAAVPVVRSAEPGDQAKAIAASLLGGERKAILLGNAAAHHAEAGALLALVNWIGAQTGASVGYLTEAANTVGAQLVGALPTDAGLNAGAMLSGALKAVLLLNTEPVFDSAAGVEAADALTHAQMVVTLSPFKANLEFSDVLLPIAPFSETPGSFVNAEGRVQGFHAVVKPLGETRPAWKVLRVLANLLGLPGFSFESVAEVQADLGLGPGLLPADRLSNATAARFDGERAAPAAAPVVASIYQLDSIVRRAPSLQLTADARAAHAEAAQEVLA
- the nuoH gene encoding NADH-quinone oxidoreductase subunit NuoH, with translation MIDSLHGFGLGLIGAAWWTSVAWPVIWTLIKIVVVVLPLMGAVAYLTLWERKAIGFTQIRLGPNRIGPLGLLQPIADALKLLTKEIILPTVANKGLFLLGPIMTIMPALAAWAVIPFGPEVALANINAGLLFVMAITSLEVYGVIIAGWASNSKYAFLGALRASAQMVSYEIAMGFCFVVVLMVSASLNMTDIVMGQGRGHFASMGIGFLSWNWLSLLPIFVVYFISGLAETNRHPFDVVEGESEIVAGHMIEYSGMSFAMFFLAEYANMWLVSILCAVLFLGGWLPPFDFLGFVPGWIWLGLKTFVVVTMFLWVRSTFPRFRYDQIMRLGWKIFIPVTLVWLVVVGAWMQTPFNIWK